One part of the Eucalyptus grandis isolate ANBG69807.140 chromosome 10, ASM1654582v1, whole genome shotgun sequence genome encodes these proteins:
- the LOC104421267 gene encoding UPF0481 protein At3g47200, with product MEVQMVGGASPNPMNSHANHQHVITVATEAARDWSSVLQRRLGHRPTRLKHSAGSDSCCIFRVPGTLREVNPKAYRPRIVSIGPYHHGKEECVQMIEEHKPRFFSTLVSRTRIDCNDYFNAIASREEEIRDCYSEPLNFGFVELIEMMVLDGCFIIELFRVIEGIITPDPDDPIFNMLWTFTAFMRDFLHLENQVPFFVLQTLYDMSKGPGDDDQYSLVKLALRFFNYGVQRPPEVLEKYYDVSDVKHLLHLIHMSFINLPPEDPREFDSEYLQLVQSVMKLRRSGVKFKPRKCDGWLDIRFNKGVLEIPPLTIDELTSSFFLNCVAFEQCYCYCSQHVTSYVTFMGCLMATADDASFLSDHHVVENYFGTSPEVASFFNNLGKDVGFDISRSYLAGVMEDLNRYHRNRWRVRWTGLKRKYFGTPWSFISALAAFIILVLTFIQSFFALYAYVRPP from the coding sequence ATGGAGGTTCAGATGGTTGGAGGAGCCAGTCCCAACCCCATGAACAGTCACGCCAACCACCAACATGTGATCACGGTGGCGACGGAGGCGGCAAGGGACTGGTCATCCGTACTGCAGCGGAGGCTCGGCCATAGGCCGACCCGTCTGAAGCATTCAGCCGGCAGTGACTCCTGCTGCATCTTTAGGGTCCCTGGGACGCTGCGCGAGGTTAACCCCAAGGCCTACAGGCCCCGCATCGTATCCATCGGCCCGTACCACCATGGGAAAGAAGAGTGCGTCCAGATGATCGAAGAGCACAAGCCGCGGTTCTTCTCCACTCTCGTCTCCAGAACCAGAATTGATTGCAACGATTACTTCAATGCCATCGCATCTAGGGAAGAGGAGATTCGAGATTGTTACTCTGAGCCACTCAACTTCGGATTCGTGGAGCTGATTGAGATGATGGTCCTCGACGGCTGCTTTATCATCGAGTTGTTCCGAGTGATCGAGGGCATCATCACGCCCGACCCCGACGACCCGATCTTCAACATGCTGTGGACGTTCACTGCGTTCATGCGCGACTTCCTTCATCTCGAGAACCAAGTCCCCTTCTTCGTCCTCCAAACGCTCTACGATATGTCGAAGGGCCCTGGTGATGACGACCAGTACTCTCTCGTCAAGCTCGCACTGCGGTTCTTCAACTATGGCGTGCAGCGGCCGCCGGAGGTCCTTGAGAAGTACTACGATGTCTCGGACGTCAAGCACTTGCTCCACCTGATCCACATGAGCTTTATCAACCTCCCTCCGGAAGATCCGAGGGAATTCGACTCTGAGTATCTGCAGCTGGTCCAGTCAGTCATGAAGCTCCGCCGCTCAGGAGTCAAATTCAAGCCAAGGAAGTGCGACGGTTGGCTCGATATTCGGTTCAACAAGGGAGTGCTTGAGATCCCCCCGCTGACGATCGATGAATTGACcagctccttcttcctcaactgcGTTGCGTTCGAGCAGTGCTATTGCTACTGCTCGCAGCATGTCACTAGCTACGTGACTTTCATGGGGTGCCTCATGGCCACCGCGGACGACGCGAGCTTCTTATCGGATCACCACGTGGTGGAGAATTACTTCGGGACCTCCCCCGAGGTTGCAAGCTTCTTCAACAACTTGGGGAAGGACGTGGGGTTCGATATTAGCAGGAGCTATCTGGCTGGAGTGATGGAGGACCTGAACAGATACCATAGGAACCGGTGGCGGGTGCGGTGGACGGGATTGAAGCGGAAGTACTTTGGTACTCCATGGTCTTTCATTTCGGCACTGGCGGCCTTCATTATTCTAGTGCTCACTTTCATTCAGTCTTTCTTTGCACTTTACGCATACGTGCGTCCTCCATAG